In Rhizorhabdus phycosphaerae, the genomic stretch GGCGCGGTCACGAGTTCGACCTCGGCATGATAGTCGGTTTCGGCGATCAGCAGGCCGGCAATCAAGGCTCCGACGATCGGCGACAGCCCTACTGCGGTCGTCGCTATGCTCGACAGAATGACCACCAGCAGGCTGGCGGACAGGAACAGTTCGGGATTCTTGGCCCGCGCCGCCTGAGCGAAGAGGCGCGGAAGAAGAAGTCTGCCTCCGATCAACATGGCAGCGACCACGGCGATGCCCAGCATCAGGGTCCGGGCCAGCCCGTTCCAGCCTTCGGTATCTCCATAAGGCGCCATCACGCCCAGGGCGAATACGATGGGAACCAACGCGAGGTCTTCCAGGAGAAGGATGCCGAAGGCGCGCTGTCCCACCGCGCCTGTCGTTCCCACCATTGGCAGCACCAGCGCGGTTGAGGACAGGGCCAGCGCCAGGCCCAGTCCGAGCGAACCGGCCGCGCTCTGGCCTGAGATCCAGAGCGACAGACCCAATATCGTCGCGGCGAGCAGCAGTTTGGAGGTGCCCAGACCGAATACGGTCCGGCGCAAACCCCAAAGCCTGCGAAAACTGAGTTCCAGGCCGATCGAGAAGAGCAGCAGAACAATTCCGAACTCCGCGAAGGGCTCGATCGACCGCGGGTTGGTGATGGTCACATGGTAAAGCCACGGAAATCTATCCGTCAGCATCCCCAGTCCATGGGGGCCTGCGAGCATGCCGACCAGAATGAAGCCGATGACCGGCGTAATCCTGAACCGGGCGAACAGAGGAATCACGATCCCGGCGGTTCCGAGAATGACAAGCGAATCACTGAAGGCTTCGGAATGGATCGGTAGCGCCATGCGGAGATCATTACGGATCACCCCCCGATTGACTACCCTTGGCTTAAAAAAGCTTTTGCATCCCGAGCCTTGATTGCACGCAGTTGAGAGATTGCAACAGGTTGGAGAGGCCGGCGACCGCCGTGCACCACGTTCCGCGAACGATCGCTTCAAAAGAAAGAGGGCGCCGTTCCGCTGGAACGACGCCCTCTGCCTGTTTACGGTCTTTCAGGAGGGATCAGGCCCAGTTGGCCATCTCTGCCTCGAGGTTGACGCGGATCTGTTCGAAGAACTGCTCGGTCGTCATCCAGGGCTGGTCGGGACCGATCAGGATCGCGAGATCCTTGGTCATGCCGCCCTTCTCGACGGTTTCGATGCAGACGCGCTCGAGCGTTTCGGCGAACTTGACCACGTCCGGCGTGTCGTCGAACTTGCCGCGGAACTGCAGGCCCTGCGTCCAGGCGAAGATCGAGGCGATCGGGTTGGTCGAGGTCGCCTTGCCCTGCTCGTGCATGCGATAGTGGCGCGTGACGGTGCCATGGGCGGCCTCGGCCTCGATCGTCTTGCCATCGGGCGACATCAGGACCGAGGTCATGAGGCCGAGCGAACCGAAGCCCTGCGCCACGGTATCCGACTGGACGTCGCCGTCATAATTCTTGCAGGCCCAGACGAACTTGCCGTTCCACTTGAGCGCCGAGGCGACCATGTCGTCGATCAGGCGGTGCTCGTAGACGATACCGGCAGCCTTGAACGCATCGGCGAACTCCGCGTCGAAAACCTCCTGGAACAGATCCTTGAAGCGACCATCATAGGCCTTCAGGATGGTGTTCTTGGTCGACAGGTACAGCGGCCACTTGCGATCGAGCGCATAGTTCATGCTGGCGCGGGCGAAGTCGCGGATCGAGTCATCGAGATTGTACATGCCCATCGCCACACCGGCCGACGGATATTGGAAGACCTCATGCTCGATGGTCTCGCCATTGTCGCCTTCCCAGACCATCCGCAGCTTGCCGGGGCCGGGGACGAGGAAGTCGGTGGCGCGATACTGATCGCCGAACGCGTGGCGGCCGACCACGATGGGGTCGGTCCAGCCCGGGACGAGCCGGGGGACGTTCTTGATGACGATCGGCTCACGGAAGACGACACCGCCGAGGATGTTCCGGATCGTGCCGTTGGGCGACTTCCACATCTTCTTCAGGCTGAACTCTTCGACGCGCGCTTCGTCGGGGGTGATCGTGGCGCACTTCACGCCTACGCCATATTGCTGGATCGCCTTGGCGCTGTCGATCGTGATCTGATCGTTGGTCTCGTCACGCTTCTGGATCGACAGGTCGAAATATTTGAGGTCGATGTCGAGATAAGGGAGGATCAGGCGTTCGCGAATCCACTGCCAGATAATCCGCGTCATCTCGTCGCCGTCGAGTTCGACGACCGGGGTTTTCACCTTGATCTTCGCCATGCTTCTTCATCTCCGGGGAAGGATATTGCCGCGTGTCCCTATGCCGAGAAACCGACGGGATCAACCGCTCGCGCCGCCTTTTCTCGGCAATGGCAACAAAGAATTCCGTGCCCGATCACGAGCGGCAATGATTGTCAGTCGGCATCGCTGTCCCTACAAGGTCGGGATGACATCGCTCGACAAACCGGAAATCGGCACCACCTCCGTCAAGTGGCGCTGGCCCAGCATCCATCCCGAAGGCCGCAAATTCGTTCTGATCGCGGCCGTGATCTGCCTCGTGTTCGCGCTGATGGCGTGGGAGACGCTTGCCTGGCCGATGGCCGGGATCACCCTGTGGGTCGCCGCCTTCTTCCGCGACCCTGTACGGAGCACGCCGGTGGGCGAGGGACTGGTGATCGCGCCTGCCGACGGGCTGGTCACGATGATCACGACCGTGCCGCCGCCGCGCGAACTCGCCGGTGAGGACGGGCTCGGTGACGCCCCGATGACGCGCGTCTCGATCTTCATGTCGGTGTTCGACGTCCATATCAATCGCACCCCGATCCCAGGGACGATCAAGCGAATCGCCTATATTGCGGGCAGCTTTCTCAACGCCGACCTCGATAAGGCCAGCGAAGAAAATGAGCGTCAGCATTTCTTGGTCGAGGGTGCGGACGGAACGCGCATCGGCTTTACCCAGATCGCAGGCCTGGTCGCACGCCGTATCGTTCCGCTGGTCAAGGTCGGCGAGCCGGTCGGGCTGGGGCAGCGTATCGGTCTGATCCGCTTCGGGAGCCGCGTCGATGTCTATCTGCCGGCAGGCACCGGCCACCGTGTGGCGCTCGGCCAGCGCACGATCGCCGGGGAGACGGTGATCGCACGTCTCGGCGAGAGCGACCGGACCATCGGCGCAGCGCAGTAATCGGCCTGCGGGCGACAAGAGAGGCTTGACCATGGCGATGCTCGGCAGGCGCGAGAATATCCGGCGCGGCATCCCCGCGCGGGCTGTGGCGCCCAATGCCGTCACGGCGCTGGCGCTGTGTTCGGGGCTGACCGGCGTGCGGTTCGCAATCGCGGGCGAATGGGAAAAGGCTCTGATCGCCATTCTCGTCGCGGGGATATTGGACGGTCTCGACGGCCGCATCGCCCGTCTTCTTAAAGGTGAAAGCCGTTTCGGGGCCGAACTCGACTCCCTGTCGGACGTGATCGCCTTCGGGGTATCCCCGGCGATCATCATGTTTCTCTGGTCGCTCAACGAAATCCCGCGCTTCGGCTGGGTCTTCGCGCTGGGCTATGCCGTCTGCGCCGCCCTGCGGCTCGCCCGCTTCAACGCTTCCATCGATAAGGCCGAGCATCCGCGCAAGGCCGCGGGTTTTCTGACTGGCGTTCCGGCGCCGCTCGGAGCGGGAATCATGCTGGTGCCCGTTGCCATGTGGCTGTGGAGCGACGTCTACTGGTTTCGCGATCCGTTCTTCATCTGTGCCTGGGCGGCGCTCGTCGGCTTTCTGATGATCTCCGACGTTGCGACCTATAGCTGGTCATCGCTCCATATTTCGCGTGCGTGGCGCCTTCCGGCCCTGCTCGGCATCGCGATGGTGGGCGCTGCGCTCTTCACCGCGCCTTGGCATACGCTGAGCTTCATCATGCTCGGCTATCTGGCGACAGTGCCCTTCAGCATCGCCGGCTATCGCCGGTTCAAGCGGCAGCCCGCAGCGATCGTGCCGGCAGTGGACGAAACTGCGCTTGGCGCGTGACGCGGACGCGGCGTTCCACCGTCGCTGGGCGTTGCTGAGTATCGACAAGTCCGAGCGCCCGCCGGATGTGCGGCATTTCCTGTCGCGCCGTATCGATCACCACGCTGATCGACAGCAGGATCACCGACAGGAAGAAGGTCAGGAACAGCAGCTGAAGCATCGATTCTACTCCGTTGCGGGCAGCCCGGTTAACGTCCGGATCGCCCCAGGGTGCCATATTCGCTCTACGTAGCCTTAATGTTCTTCATTTGTTCTTGCCTGTCAAGCGCCTCGCTGGTGCTTGCATTTCTGCGCCGCCTGGCTTAAGTCGCCGCGCATTCCGCATGCGGGGCTTACATACCGGTGCCGGGGTTTCCCCGGTGACCGCTCCGCAGAGGTTCAAACCGGGTAAGGAGATAATCCTATGGCGGCTCCCACCGTCTCCATGCAGGCGTTGCTCGACGCCGGCGCACATTTCGGTCACCAGACTCACCGCTGGAATCCGAAGATGAAGCCGTATCTGTTCGGCGACCGCAACGGCATCCACATCATCGATCTTTCGCAGACCGTGCCGCTCTTCGCGCGCGCGCTCGACTTCATCAGCCAGAGCGTCCAGCACGGCGGCAAGGTCCTTTTCGTCGGCACCAAGCGCCAGGCGCAGGATCCGATTGCCGAGGCCGCGCGTCGTTCGGGCCAGCATTATGTCAACCATCGCTGGCTGGGCGGCATGCTCACCAACTGGAAGACGATCTCGAACTCGATCAAGCGCTTCAAGGCGCTCGAAGAGCAGCTGTCGGGCGACACCCACGGCCTCACCAAGAAGGAAGTCCTTCAGCTCACCCGTGAGCGCGACAAGTTCGAGCTTTCGCTCGGCGGCATCCGCGATATGGGCGGCATTCCGGACGTGATGTTTGTGATCGACGCCAACAAGGAAGAGCTGGCGATCAAGGAGGCCAATACGCTCGGCATCCCCGTCGTCGCGATCCTCGATTCGAACGTGAGCCCGGACGGTATCGCCTTCCCGGTTCCAGCGAACGACGACGCGGCCCGCGCCATCCGCCTCTATTGCGAAGCCGTCGCCGAAGCTGCGACGCGCGGTCAGCAGGGCGGCCGTCAGGCGCGTGGCGAGGATCTCGGCGCTTCGGTCGAGGCTCCGATCGAAGAAGCCATCGCGTAACAAATCTATCGTCGTCCCGGCCTAGGCCGGGATCTCCCGGCCCGTGCTTCGGCACGGGTCCGGCCTGAGACCCCGGCTTGTCCGGGGCGATGTGTTTCTGACGAAAGGAAAGCAATATGGCGGATATCACCGCTTCGGCCGTCAAGGAGCTTCGCGAGAAGACCGGCGCCGGCATGATGGATTGCAAGAAGGCGCTCACCGAGACGAACGGCGACATGGAAGCCGCCGTCGACTGGCTGCGCACCAAGGGCCTCGCCACCGCCGCGAAGAAGTCGAGCCGCACCGCGGCCGAGGGTCTCGTGGGCGTTGCCGTCGAAGGCACCAAGGGTGCTGCGGTCGAGGTCAATTCCGAGACCGACTTCGTTGCCAAGAACGAGCAGTTCCAGGACTTCGTCCGCACGGTCACCAAGCTTGCGCTCGAGGCCGGTGACGACGTCGCGGCGCTTGGCGCGGCTGCCTATCCGGGCGGCGGCACCGTGTCGGAGAAGCTGACCGCGAACATCGCGACGATCGGCGAGAACCAGACGCTGCGCCGCGCGAAGATCGTCGAAGTGTCGCAGGGCGCGATCGTTCCCTACGTCCACAATGCCGCAGCCCCCGGCCTGGGCAAGATCGGCGTGCTCGTCGCGCTCGAGGGCGACGCTCCCGTTGCCGAGATCGAAGCCGTCGGCAAGCAGATCGCGATGCACATCGCGGCGGCTTTCCCGCAGGCGCTGACCGAGGATGGCCTCGACGCCACGGTGATCGAGCGCGAGCGCGCGATCGCCGCCGAGAAGGCGGCCGAATCGGGCAAGCCGGCCGAGATCATCGAGAAGATGGTCCAGGGCGCCGTCGCGAAGTTCCGCAAGGAAAACGCGCTGCTCAGCCAGATCTTCGTCATGGACAACAAGACCCCGATCGCGCAGGTCGTCGCCAAGGCCGCCAAGGCGGCGGGTGGCTCGATCGTGCTGAAGGACTATGTCCGCTTCCAGCTCGGTGAAGGCATCGAGAAGGAAGTCAGCGACTTCGCCGCCGAAGTCGCGGCAGCCGTCAAGGCCTGATCCGTTCGAACAAGGCCCGCTCTTTCGGTTTCGACCGGGGGAGCGGGCCTTTTTCATGTCCGCGCGCTTCGCGCCGGCGCCGTGGCGCTTGGCAGCGCGTGATGCTGCCCCTAAGGTGCGGCAACAGCTTTAAGATAATGAGTAACAAACGCCTATGGACCGTCCGCGCTTCAAACGTATCCTGCTGAAGCTATCGGGTGAGGTTCTGATGGGGCAGGGCCAGTTCGGCATCGATCCCGAAACCGTCGCCCGCGTGGCTCGCGAAATTGCAGACGTCGCCACCCAATATGAGCTTTGCCTCGTGGTCGGGGGCGGCAACATCTTCCGTGGTCTGGCCGCCGCCGCCAAGGGATTCGACCGCACCAGCGCCGATTATATGGGGATGCTGGCGACCGTCATGAACGCGCTTGCCGTGCAGAACGCGCTCGAGCAGATCGGCGTCGACACGCGCGTCCAGTCCGCCATTCCGATGTCGACCGTCTGTGAGCCCTTCATCCGCAGGCGCGCCGAGCGCCACCTGGAGAAGGGGCGTATCGTGATTTTTGCGGCCGGCACCGGCAATCCCTATTTCACGACCGACAGCGCGGCCGCGCTGCGCGCGGCGGAGATGGGATGTGACGCTCTGCTCAAGGGAACCTCGGTCGACGGTGTCTACAACGCCGATCCGAAGAAGGATCCGACCGCGACCCGCTACGAGACAGTCACCTTCAACCGCGTGCTGGCCGACGACCTCAAGGTCATGGACGCCAGCGCCGTGGCGCTGTGCCGCGACAATGATATTCCGATCGTGGTATTCAACATCCGCGAGCAGGGCAATCTGGCCCGGGTGCTCGGGGGAACGGGTACGGCCACGGTCGTTCAGAACTAGGGAGACGAAGCCATGCCCGCCTATAACAAGGCCGATCTCGAACGCCGGATGCAGGGCGCCGTCGAGTCGCTCAAGAGTGATCTCACGGGTCTGCGCACCGGTCGTGCGTCGATCAATCTGCTCGATCCGGTCACGGTCGAGATCTACGGTGCACATATGCCGCTGAACCAGGCTGCGACGGTGACCGCGCCGGAATCGCGAATGTTGTCGGTGCAGGTCTGGGACCGCTCGAATGTGGGGCCGGTCGACAAGGCGATCCGCTCGGCGGGCCTGGGGCTCAACCCGATCGTCGACGGCCAGACGCTGCGTATTCCGATCCCGGACCTGACCGAAGAGCGCCGCAAGGAACTGGCTAAGCTCGCCAGCCAATATGCGGAGAAGGCCCGCGTGGCCGTGCGCAACGTCCGTCGTGATGGCATGGACAGCCTCAAGCTCGACGAGAAGAAGGGCGAAATCAGCGAGGACGACCGCAAGCGGCGGGAGACCGAAGTCCAGAAGATGACCGACGCGACGATCGCCGAAGTCGATGCGGCCGCGGCTGCGAAGGAGAAGGAAATCCTCGGGAAGTGAGCGGCTTGTCCGCCAGTCCTGCGACCAATGCCGAAGCTGCGGGGGGCAACGGCATGCCGCGCCATGTTGCGATCATCATGGACGGAAACGGACGTTGGGCCAAGCGGCGCTTTCTTCCCCGCGTGGCCGGGCACCGCGCCGGCGCCGAGGCCGTGCGCACCACGGTCAAGGCGGCGGCAGACATGGGGCTCCGCGCGCTCACCCTTTATGCCTTCTCCTCGGAGAACTGGCGCCGC encodes the following:
- a CDS encoding NADP-dependent isocitrate dehydrogenase encodes the protein MAKIKVKTPVVELDGDEMTRIIWQWIRERLILPYLDIDLKYFDLSIQKRDETNDQITIDSAKAIQQYGVGVKCATITPDEARVEEFSLKKMWKSPNGTIRNILGGVVFREPIVIKNVPRLVPGWTDPIVVGRHAFGDQYRATDFLVPGPGKLRMVWEGDNGETIEHEVFQYPSAGVAMGMYNLDDSIRDFARASMNYALDRKWPLYLSTKNTILKAYDGRFKDLFQEVFDAEFADAFKAAGIVYEHRLIDDMVASALKWNGKFVWACKNYDGDVQSDTVAQGFGSLGLMTSVLMSPDGKTIEAEAAHGTVTRHYRMHEQGKATSTNPIASIFAWTQGLQFRGKFDDTPDVVKFAETLERVCIETVEKGGMTKDLAILIGPDQPWMTTEQFFEQIRVNLEAEMANWA
- a CDS encoding phosphatidylserine decarboxylase; its protein translation is MTSLDKPEIGTTSVKWRWPSIHPEGRKFVLIAAVICLVFALMAWETLAWPMAGITLWVAAFFRDPVRSTPVGEGLVIAPADGLVTMITTVPPPRELAGEDGLGDAPMTRVSIFMSVFDVHINRTPIPGTIKRIAYIAGSFLNADLDKASEENERQHFLVEGADGTRIGFTQIAGLVARRIVPLVKVGEPVGLGQRIGLIRFGSRVDVYLPAGTGHRVALGQRTIAGETVIARLGESDRTIGAAQ
- a CDS encoding CDP-alcohol phosphatidyltransferase family protein; this translates as MLGRRENIRRGIPARAVAPNAVTALALCSGLTGVRFAIAGEWEKALIAILVAGILDGLDGRIARLLKGESRFGAELDSLSDVIAFGVSPAIIMFLWSLNEIPRFGWVFALGYAVCAALRLARFNASIDKAEHPRKAAGFLTGVPAPLGAGIMLVPVAMWLWSDVYWFRDPFFICAWAALVGFLMISDVATYSWSSLHISRAWRLPALLGIAMVGAALFTAPWHTLSFIMLGYLATVPFSIAGYRRFKRQPAAIVPAVDETALGA
- the rpsB gene encoding 30S ribosomal protein S2, which codes for MAAPTVSMQALLDAGAHFGHQTHRWNPKMKPYLFGDRNGIHIIDLSQTVPLFARALDFISQSVQHGGKVLFVGTKRQAQDPIAEAARRSGQHYVNHRWLGGMLTNWKTISNSIKRFKALEEQLSGDTHGLTKKEVLQLTRERDKFELSLGGIRDMGGIPDVMFVIDANKEELAIKEANTLGIPVVAILDSNVSPDGIAFPVPANDDAARAIRLYCEAVAEAATRGQQGGRQARGEDLGASVEAPIEEAIA
- the tsf gene encoding translation elongation factor Ts gives rise to the protein MADITASAVKELREKTGAGMMDCKKALTETNGDMEAAVDWLRTKGLATAAKKSSRTAAEGLVGVAVEGTKGAAVEVNSETDFVAKNEQFQDFVRTVTKLALEAGDDVAALGAAAYPGGGTVSEKLTANIATIGENQTLRRAKIVEVSQGAIVPYVHNAAAPGLGKIGVLVALEGDAPVAEIEAVGKQIAMHIAAAFPQALTEDGLDATVIERERAIAAEKAAESGKPAEIIEKMVQGAVAKFRKENALLSQIFVMDNKTPIAQVVAKAAKAAGGSIVLKDYVRFQLGEGIEKEVSDFAAEVAAAVKA
- the pyrH gene encoding UMP kinase; its protein translation is MDRPRFKRILLKLSGEVLMGQGQFGIDPETVARVAREIADVATQYELCLVVGGGNIFRGLAAAAKGFDRTSADYMGMLATVMNALAVQNALEQIGVDTRVQSAIPMSTVCEPFIRRRAERHLEKGRIVIFAAGTGNPYFTTDSAAALRAAEMGCDALLKGTSVDGVYNADPKKDPTATRYETVTFNRVLADDLKVMDASAVALCRDNDIPIVVFNIREQGNLARVLGGTGTATVVQN
- the frr gene encoding ribosome recycling factor, with amino-acid sequence MPAYNKADLERRMQGAVESLKSDLTGLRTGRASINLLDPVTVEIYGAHMPLNQAATVTAPESRMLSVQVWDRSNVGPVDKAIRSAGLGLNPIVDGQTLRIPIPDLTEERRKELAKLASQYAEKARVAVRNVRRDGMDSLKLDEKKGEISEDDRKRRETEVQKMTDATIAEVDAAAAAKEKEILGK